From a region of the Acidobacteriota bacterium genome:
- a CDS encoding ComEC/Rec2 family competence protein has translation MRTLARRLYHLEMALHRRLGRLRRFLLLNPCLLLAVLLTALVAAIGPPARPASQVDLQRTAEVEGGIAGRPQLLRGDLRLQVRPRSLRQSGRSVPYPHLLQVSLPWESSQPLPRGGDLVRFNAHLREPSFFATPGAPDFRRIFFLKGILHQVYLKSARQLRLTGPAATAFYGRPWKAVRELLSRYRDRRRQHLDPRAWKILAGVCLGLRPDWDDAEWRRLQRLGLIHLFVVSGLHVSLLLALLHRLLRRWGRAGTLLTLALLWTYVAASGAGVPALRAALMGTLFYLLWTEGLQRQPLNALGLAGLLVLICYPASLFQRGFQFSFLSLLAIGLFYLPRARLIDQACRGCADAGASNLRVERTPAQRLRRRMRFALEERLAFVPALWTRRPLRWLSALLRWTVPLTVISFFIQITTLPLVLEQSNRWLWTQVPSNLLLTPVISLMLPLGLLDLLLSGLPGADALSSWAVETWGILCYELMRTAEAGSVSSFLPHPRVWEAALYFLLLLIPHLALAGKARWGGYLALPLLLYLRLALAGMSPSPWPAELLAVTLIDVGQGEAIHLAYPGGSSAMVDTGGSWRSKGLFDFIGWRVTARYLWDIRSPALRYLLLTHEHSDHAGAAAVIQKLFSPATLFLSPGHPREGKRLYRGDFFHLEGVEHRVLHPSLQDRGSDANNRSLVLLLSHGQCSILLTGDVESAAERAIRHLLEPVTVLKVAHHGSAGSTSSPFLRAVGPHLALISAGRSNRFGHPSPSLLARLEDRAIPWYSTSTHGSLRWTSDGRQWNLAAYLGEARRFTSVAQGSCSPAAHERRDRLQLLGGQQVHTRLKFQ, from the coding sequence GTGAGGACTCTTGCCCGCCGGCTCTATCACCTTGAAATGGCCCTGCACCGGAGGCTGGGTCGGCTGCGCCGCTTCTTGCTGCTCAATCCCTGTCTGCTGTTGGCAGTGCTGCTGACGGCTTTGGTGGCCGCGATCGGACCTCCCGCCCGCCCCGCCTCCCAGGTCGATCTGCAGCGGACGGCCGAGGTCGAGGGCGGCATTGCCGGCCGTCCCCAGTTGCTCCGCGGAGATCTGCGTCTGCAGGTGCGTCCCCGCAGCCTGCGCCAGAGCGGACGCAGCGTCCCTTATCCACATCTCTTGCAGGTCTCCCTGCCCTGGGAATCTTCCCAACCCTTGCCCCGCGGCGGCGACCTGGTGCGCTTCAATGCCCACCTGCGCGAGCCCTCTTTTTTCGCTACTCCCGGAGCGCCCGATTTCCGCCGCATCTTCTTCCTCAAGGGCATCCTCCACCAGGTCTACCTCAAGTCCGCCCGTCAATTGCGTTTGACCGGGCCGGCTGCAACTGCTTTCTACGGGCGTCCTTGGAAGGCCGTGCGTGAACTCCTGTCGCGCTACCGCGACCGGCGGCGTCAGCACCTCGATCCCAGAGCCTGGAAAATCCTGGCTGGCGTTTGTCTGGGATTGAGGCCGGATTGGGACGACGCCGAGTGGAGGCGGCTGCAACGCCTGGGGCTGATCCACCTCTTCGTGGTTTCGGGACTGCACGTGTCGCTGCTGCTGGCCCTGCTCCACCGCCTGCTGCGCCGCTGGGGACGTGCGGGCACGCTCCTCACGCTGGCTTTGCTGTGGACTTATGTGGCGGCTTCGGGCGCGGGCGTCCCGGCCCTGCGGGCCGCCCTCATGGGGACTCTCTTCTACCTGCTGTGGACGGAAGGATTGCAGCGCCAACCCCTCAACGCCTTGGGACTGGCCGGCCTGCTGGTGCTGATCTGCTATCCTGCCAGCCTTTTCCAGCGCGGCTTCCAGTTTTCTTTCCTCTCGCTGCTGGCCATCGGCCTCTTCTACCTCCCCCGCGCCCGCCTCATCGACCAGGCCTGCCGCGGATGCGCCGACGCGGGCGCCTCCAACCTGCGGGTGGAGCGAACGCCCGCCCAGCGCCTGCGCCGCCGCATGCGCTTCGCGCTGGAAGAACGGCTGGCTTTCGTCCCCGCCCTCTGGACCCGACGCCCTCTGAGGTGGCTTTCGGCTTTGCTGCGCTGGACGGTTCCCCTGACCGTCATCAGCTTCTTCATCCAGATCACCACGCTGCCCCTGGTCCTCGAGCAGTCCAACCGCTGGCTGTGGACGCAAGTGCCTTCCAACCTGTTGCTGACCCCCGTCATCAGCCTCATGCTGCCTCTGGGGCTCCTCGACCTGTTGCTGTCTGGCCTTCCTGGCGCGGACGCGCTCTCCTCCTGGGCCGTGGAAACGTGGGGCATCCTCTGCTACGAACTGATGAGGACGGCCGAAGCCGGATCCGTCAGCTCCTTCCTGCCCCATCCCCGTGTATGGGAGGCCGCGCTCTACTTTCTGCTGCTGCTCATCCCTCATCTGGCCCTCGCGGGCAAGGCCCGCTGGGGAGGGTATCTTGCGCTGCCCTTGCTGCTCTATCTGCGGCTGGCGCTGGCCGGCATGAGTCCGTCTCCTTGGCCCGCTGAGCTGCTGGCCGTCACGCTCATCGACGTGGGACAGGGAGAGGCCATCCACCTCGCCTACCCCGGAGGCTCCAGCGCCATGGTCGATACGGGAGGAAGTTGGCGCAGCAAGGGCCTGTTCGACTTCATCGGATGGCGGGTCACCGCCCGCTACCTGTGGGACATCCGCTCGCCGGCACTGCGCTACCTTCTGCTCACCCATGAGCATTCCGACCATGCCGGGGCCGCTGCCGTCATCCAAAAGCTTTTCTCCCCCGCCACGCTTTTTCTCTCCCCAGGCCATCCGCGGGAAGGGAAGCGGCTCTACCGCGGAGACTTCTTCCATCTTGAAGGTGTCGAGCACCGCGTCCTTCATCCGTCTTTGCAGGATCGAGGAAGCGACGCCAACAACCGCTCGCTGGTGCTGCTGCTCAGCCACGGCCAGTGCTCGATTCTGCTCACGGGAGATGTCGAGTCCGCCGCAGAGCGCGCCATACGCCATCTCTTAGAACCGGTCACCGTTCTCAAGGTAGCTCATCACGGGTCGGCCGGCAGCACCTCCTCGCCATTCCTCCGCGCTGTCGGGCCCCACTTGGCGCTCATTTCAGCCGGACGAAGCAACCGCTTCGGCCATCCTTCGCCAAGCCTGCTGGCGCGCCTGGAGGACCGCGCCATCCCCTGGTATTCGACTTCCACCCACGGCTCCCTGCGCTGGACCAGCGACGGAAGGCAGTGGAATCTGGCGGCATACCTCGGCGAAGCCCGCCGCTTCACAAGCGTCGCCCAGGGCTCTTGCTCGCCCGCGGCCCATGAGCGGCGCGACCGCCTGCAGCTACTAGGTGGCCAACAAGTTCACACACGCCTCAAGTTTCAGTGA